One genomic segment of Streptomyces sp. RerS4 includes these proteins:
- a CDS encoding MFS transporter — protein MTAPTAPTGPSAVPDPPGGRRAVAVWSIGVAVYFVAVIFRTSLGVAGLDAADRFQVNASALATFSLLQLLVYAGMQIPVGLMVDRLGTKKVLTLGAVLFTAGQLGFALSPSYGMALAARALLGCGDAMTFISVLRLGTRWFPARRGPVMAQLAGLVGMAGNLVSTLVLAPVLHGVGWVPAFAGSAVAGLVVLVPLVLFLRDHPEGYGPAPAARDGGGDGGGFVRRQIADSWREPGTRLGLWVHFTTQFPAMVFLLLWGMPFLVEAQGLSRNTAGALLTLVVASNMGFGLLYGQIVGRRQSSRIPLALGTVGLTAVLWGAVLVSPGDRAPMWLLITLCVVLGTCGPASMIGFDFARPANPPERQGTASGITNMGGFIASMTTLLVVGVLLDATDENYRIAFSSVFVLEAVGVASILRLRGRALARERDRDRAAPRARQAPVPHQQEGDPAAPTPARPAGV, from the coding sequence GTGACCGCGCCCACCGCACCCACCGGACCCTCCGCCGTGCCGGATCCGCCCGGTGGGCGGCGGGCCGTCGCCGTCTGGTCCATCGGCGTCGCCGTCTACTTCGTCGCCGTCATCTTCCGCACCAGCCTGGGCGTGGCCGGCCTGGACGCCGCCGACCGCTTCCAGGTCAACGCCTCCGCCCTGGCCACCTTCTCCCTGCTCCAACTCCTGGTCTACGCGGGCATGCAGATACCCGTCGGCCTGATGGTGGACCGGCTCGGCACCAAGAAGGTCCTGACCCTGGGCGCGGTCCTGTTCACCGCCGGGCAGCTCGGCTTCGCCCTGTCCCCGTCCTACGGGATGGCCCTGGCCGCCCGCGCCCTGCTGGGCTGCGGCGACGCGATGACCTTCATCTCCGTGCTCCGGCTCGGCACGCGCTGGTTCCCCGCCCGACGCGGTCCGGTGATGGCGCAGCTCGCCGGACTGGTCGGCATGGCGGGCAACCTGGTCTCCACGCTCGTCCTGGCGCCCGTCCTGCACGGCGTCGGCTGGGTGCCCGCCTTCGCGGGCAGCGCGGTGGCCGGGCTGGTGGTGCTCGTACCGCTGGTGCTGTTCCTGCGGGACCACCCCGAGGGGTACGGGCCGGCGCCCGCCGCCCGGGACGGAGGTGGGGACGGGGGTGGCTTCGTACGCCGTCAGATCGCGGACTCGTGGCGGGAGCCCGGCACGCGGCTCGGGCTGTGGGTGCACTTCACGACGCAGTTCCCGGCGATGGTGTTCCTGCTGCTGTGGGGGATGCCGTTCCTCGTCGAGGCGCAGGGGCTGTCACGGAACACGGCGGGCGCACTGTTGACCCTGGTCGTGGCCTCGAACATGGGGTTCGGGCTGCTCTACGGGCAGATCGTGGGCCGCCGCCAGTCCTCGCGGATCCCGCTCGCGCTGGGCACGGTGGGGCTGACCGCCGTCCTGTGGGGGGCCGTCCTCGTGTCCCCGGGGGACCGCGCGCCGATGTGGCTGCTGATCACGCTGTGCGTGGTGCTCGGCACCTGCGGGCCCGCCTCGATGATCGGCTTCGACTTCGCGCGGCCCGCGAACCCGCCCGAACGTCAGGGCACCGCCTCCGGAATCACCAACATGGGCGGTTTCATCGCCTCCATGACGACCCTGCTGGTGGTGGGCGTCCTGCTCGACGCCACCGACGAGAACTACCGGATCGCCTTCTCGTCGGTCTTCGTCCTGGAGGCCGTCGGCGTGGCGAGCATCCTGCGGCTGCGCGGCCGGGCCCTGGCCCGCGAACGCGACCGCGACCGCGCCGCGCCCCGCGCGCGGCAGGCGCCCGTCCCGCATCAGCAGGAAGGCGACCCCGCCGCGCCGACCCCCGCCCGACCGGCCGGGGTCTGA
- a CDS encoding GntR family transcriptional regulator: protein MPSSVPAPAPPAPPAAGPASPAPTAAERVYRHVKEGVLDRHYEGGTLLTEGGLADAVGVSRTPVREALLRLETEGLLKLYPKKGALVLPVSAQEIADVIETRLLVEEFTVLRAVPAPPALLERLEELLARQRRHAAEGDLAAMTAADRGFHAEIVRNAGNQILCRLYDQLRDRQLRMGVALLHAHPERVERTLAEHAEILAALRAGDAEAAAGAVRGHVSRVGELVRGPVR, encoded by the coding sequence ATGCCATCCTCCGTCCCGGCCCCAGCGCCCCCGGCGCCGCCCGCCGCCGGTCCCGCCTCCCCCGCCCCCACCGCCGCCGAGCGCGTCTATCGGCACGTCAAGGAAGGCGTACTGGACCGCCACTACGAGGGCGGGACGCTGCTCACCGAGGGCGGGTTGGCGGACGCCGTCGGGGTCTCGCGCACTCCCGTGCGCGAGGCGCTGCTGCGGCTGGAGACCGAGGGGCTGCTCAAGCTGTACCCGAAGAAGGGCGCGCTGGTGCTGCCGGTCTCCGCGCAGGAGATCGCCGATGTGATCGAAACCCGGCTGTTGGTCGAGGAGTTCACGGTGCTGCGGGCGGTGCCCGCCCCGCCGGCGCTGCTGGAGCGGCTGGAGGAGCTGCTCGCGCGCCAGCGCCGGCACGCCGCCGAGGGCGATCTGGCGGCGATGACGGCCGCCGACCGGGGGTTCCACGCCGAGATCGTGCGCAACGCCGGCAACCAGATCCTGTGCCGGCTCTACGACCAACTCCGCGACCGCCAGCTGCGGATGGGCGTGGCGCTGCTGCACGCGCACCCCGAGCGGGTGGAACGGACGCTGGCCGAGCACGCCGAGATCCTGGCGGCCCTGCGCGCCGGCGACGCCGAGGCCGCGGCCGGGGCCGTACGCGGGCACGTGAGCCGGGTCGGGGAACTGGTGCGGGGTCCGGTCCGGTGA
- a CDS encoding C1 family peptidase: MPEESVQTAGELRARLARQGARWSVSEHLADGDPLPRPSLGLEPGVNLTPAAEAGVVDLKALIGRDSGNPHLNRRRAAHGLLPEAQETSGRPIAVDWRSRWGLPWLTKVKDQNPCASSWAFGAVGLVESMARIEHDVWAVRSEGDVHDGLRFSCGQGGNPETALDWIARSGGLADPDCWPYSTPPDGLPAERRDAWRAEYTPSWDRSGRTVRITDYVRLGDVEQQKVWLDTVGPLTACFDVYDDFFGLGAGVYHRTGDALAGGHCVLVVGYDDAAGCWLFKNSWGTGHHVGGYGRIAYGEVNIDYWAKCGLRGTNIDPWSKRRLHAGNVYESGNGPAHRNFELAATAGGGRLRHWWREGDAPYTWTPGAAFAGDASGLPAFTGTTYNRNMESLHVTTGGRLRHWYYEQAVGVWRDGGAFGPGDAAVGSTPAFIQSDYGKPGNFEVVVRTADGRLSHWWRINGAPWTWNDGGRFASGIAHYGPALIQTRARRLDLVAARTDGRMQLWWRDDPNGFAWHPGEVFGAGVTSAPCMIEGQYGAADEDTAGNYELCVAVEGGRVEHWWRGNAAGAPWAHGATFGRDVLAVTGMLQGSFGFNLEVVVLRTDRLLQHYWRDGAGWHEGPVIGPA, encoded by the coding sequence ATGCCGGAGGAGTCTGTCCAGACGGCGGGGGAACTGCGGGCGCGGCTCGCGCGGCAAGGGGCGAGGTGGTCGGTCAGCGAGCACCTGGCGGACGGGGATCCGTTGCCGAGGCCCTCGCTGGGCCTGGAGCCGGGGGTGAACCTGACGCCGGCCGCCGAGGCGGGCGTCGTCGACCTCAAGGCGCTGATCGGCCGCGACAGCGGCAACCCGCACCTGAACCGCCGCCGGGCCGCGCACGGACTGCTTCCCGAGGCACAGGAGACATCCGGACGGCCCATCGCCGTCGACTGGCGCAGTCGCTGGGGCCTGCCCTGGCTGACGAAGGTCAAGGACCAGAACCCCTGCGCCTCGTCCTGGGCGTTCGGCGCGGTCGGACTCGTGGAGTCGATGGCCCGGATCGAGCACGACGTGTGGGCGGTGCGTTCCGAGGGCGACGTCCACGACGGGCTCAGGTTCTCCTGCGGGCAGGGCGGCAACCCGGAGACGGCCCTCGACTGGATCGCCCGCAGCGGCGGCCTCGCCGACCCGGACTGCTGGCCGTACAGCACCCCGCCCGACGGCCTGCCCGCCGAGCGGCGCGACGCCTGGCGGGCGGAGTACACGCCGAGCTGGGACCGCTCCGGGCGGACGGTCCGCATCACCGACTACGTCCGACTCGGAGACGTGGAGCAGCAGAAGGTCTGGCTGGACACGGTGGGCCCGCTGACCGCCTGCTTCGACGTCTACGACGACTTCTTCGGCCTCGGCGCAGGCGTCTACCACCGCACCGGCGACGCCCTCGCGGGCGGTCACTGCGTCCTGGTCGTCGGCTACGACGACGCGGCCGGCTGCTGGCTGTTCAAGAACTCCTGGGGTACGGGCCACCACGTCGGCGGCTACGGCCGGATCGCCTACGGCGAGGTGAACATCGACTACTGGGCCAAGTGCGGCCTGCGCGGCACGAACATCGACCCCTGGAGCAAGCGCCGCCTGCACGCGGGCAACGTCTACGAGAGCGGCAACGGCCCCGCCCACCGCAACTTCGAGCTCGCGGCGACGGCCGGCGGCGGCCGACTGCGCCACTGGTGGCGCGAGGGCGACGCGCCCTACACCTGGACCCCCGGTGCCGCCTTCGCCGGTGACGCCTCCGGCCTGCCCGCCTTCACCGGCACCACCTACAACCGGAACATGGAGTCGCTGCACGTCACCACCGGCGGCCGGCTGCGCCACTGGTACTACGAGCAGGCCGTCGGCGTCTGGCGCGACGGCGGCGCCTTCGGGCCGGGGGACGCGGCCGTCGGCTCGACCCCCGCGTTCATCCAGAGCGACTACGGCAAGCCCGGCAACTTCGAGGTGGTGGTCCGCACAGCCGACGGCCGCCTGAGCCACTGGTGGCGGATCAACGGCGCCCCCTGGACCTGGAACGACGGCGGCCGTTTCGCCTCCGGCATCGCCCACTACGGCCCCGCCCTCATCCAGACCCGCGCCCGCCGGCTCGACCTGGTGGCCGCCCGTACGGACGGCCGGATGCAGCTGTGGTGGCGCGACGATCCGAACGGCTTCGCCTGGCACCCCGGCGAGGTCTTCGGCGCCGGGGTCACCTCCGCGCCGTGCATGATCGAGGGCCAGTACGGGGCGGCGGACGAGGACACCGCCGGGAACTACGAGCTGTGCGTGGCCGTGGAGGGCGGGCGCGTCGAGCACTGGTGGCGGGGGAACGCCGCCGGGGCGCCCTGGGCGCACGGTGCGACGTTCGGGCGGGACGTGCTCGCCGTCACCGGGATGCTCCAGGGCAGCTTCGGGTTCAACCTGGAAGTCGTCGTCCTGCGCACCGACCGCCTGCTCCAGCACTACTGGCGCGACGGCGCGGGCTGGCACGAGGGGCCGGTGATCGGCCCCGCCTGA
- a CDS encoding DUF418 domain-containing protein encodes MAHNALPDARAVAPESPATATSRIPLLDVLRGAAILGTLMTNVWIFASPGSEWAVLQGGLNLPDPLADPRPATLVEAVFRFLADGKFLSLLTILFGVGLAIQYDSAKRRGEPWPGRYPRRAAFLFLEGTLHFVLIFAWDVLMGYAVTALLVAWLLARSERVRRVALWSAAGLHLTLIGLVTLGSLAEPDTGRTAPDPDAVALYAHGSWGDQIRFRLDNALALRIEPLFSFGLLVFLFLLGVRLHRAGAFAPTAAGRRIRARMAAWGLGLGLPLGVAASLGGDDFFLLGRYVIAPLVAVGYIGLIGLALDRFRLPGARSLGAVGRTALSAYVGQNLLCLLLCYGVGLGLADRLAGTGPWWVMGLWASVSLVLIVSARLWLRRFARGPLESVQHLALRPRAATGRR; translated from the coding sequence ATGGCCCACAACGCCCTGCCCGACGCCCGCGCCGTCGCCCCCGAGAGCCCCGCGACCGCCACCTCCCGGATCCCCCTCCTCGACGTCCTGCGCGGCGCCGCCATCCTCGGCACGCTCATGACCAACGTGTGGATCTTCGCCTCGCCCGGCTCCGAGTGGGCCGTGCTCCAAGGCGGCCTGAACCTGCCCGATCCGCTCGCCGACCCCCGGCCCGCCACCCTCGTCGAGGCCGTCTTCCGCTTCCTCGCCGACGGCAAGTTCCTCTCGCTGCTGACGATCCTGTTCGGCGTCGGCCTCGCCATCCAGTACGACTCCGCCAAGCGCCGGGGCGAGCCCTGGCCCGGCCGCTACCCGCGCCGGGCGGCCTTCCTCTTCCTGGAGGGGACGCTCCACTTCGTCCTGATCTTCGCCTGGGACGTGCTCATGGGGTACGCCGTCACCGCGCTCCTCGTCGCCTGGCTGCTCGCCCGCTCCGAGCGGGTGCGGCGCGTCGCCCTGTGGAGCGCCGCCGGCCTGCACCTGACGCTGATCGGCCTGGTCACCCTCGGCAGCCTGGCCGAGCCCGACACCGGGCGCACCGCCCCCGACCCCGACGCCGTCGCCCTGTACGCGCACGGCAGCTGGGGCGACCAGATCCGCTTCCGCCTCGACAACGCGCTCGCCCTGCGCATCGAGCCCCTCTTCTCCTTCGGCCTGCTCGTCTTCCTCTTCCTGCTCGGCGTCCGCCTGCACCGCGCCGGCGCCTTCGCCCCCACGGCGGCCGGCCGCCGCATCCGGGCCCGCATGGCCGCCTGGGGGCTCGGCCTCGGGCTGCCGCTCGGGGTGGCCGCCTCCCTCGGCGGGGACGACTTCTTCCTGCTGGGCCGCTACGTCATCGCCCCGCTGGTCGCCGTCGGCTACATCGGCCTGATCGGCCTGGCCCTCGATCGCTTCCGCCTCCCCGGCGCCCGTTCCCTCGGCGCCGTCGGCCGCACCGCCCTGTCCGCCTACGTCGGCCAGAACCTGCTGTGCCTGCTGCTCTGCTACGGCGTCGGCCTGGGCCTCGCCGACCGGCTCGCCGGGACCGGCCCCTGGTGGGTCATGGGGCTGTGGGCCTCCGTCTCCCTGGTCCTGATCGTCTCGGCCCGGCTGTGGCTGCGCCGCTTCGCGCGGGGGCCGCTGGAATCCGTACAGCACCTCGCGCTCAGGCCCAGGGCGGCCACGGGCCGGCGGTGA